A genomic segment from Callithrix jacchus isolate 240 chromosome 8, calJac240_pri, whole genome shotgun sequence encodes:
- the FBXO34 gene encoding F-box only protein 34 isoform X1 yields MAFVMHLKPYWKLQKKEHPLSRETQRTPMNHQKAVNDETCNPSHITPSVFPSASLGKTLSRKPFGILSPNVLCSMSGKSPVESSLNVKTTKNAPSATIHQGEEEGLLDIWAVVKPGNTKEKIAFFAAHQCSNRIGSMKIKSSWDIDGRATKRRKKSGDLKKAKVQVERMREVNSRCYQPEPFACGIEHCSVHYVSDSCDGVYAGRPLSVIQMVAFLEQRASALLASCTRNCTNSPAIVRFSGQSRGVPAASESYSAPGACEEPTERGNPQAVEPQSEPVRVLDMVAKLESECLKRQSHREPGSLSRNNSFRRNVGRVLLANSTQADEGKTKKGALEVPDTQVNPMGSVSVDCGPSRADRYSPKEDQAWDGASQDCPSLPAGVSFHIDSAELELGSQTAMKNSNRYDVEMTDELVGLAFSSHTYSQASELPTDAVDCMSRELVSLTSQNPDQRRKESLCISITVSKVEEDQPSSLNSCEDPLPGMLFFLPPGQQSSDCSQLNESTTKEASEASQLEDAAEGDSASEEKSGSAEPFASPASSVESTSPVLEASSKKQVSHDFLETRFKIQQLLEPQQYLAFLPHHIMVKIFRLLPTKSLVALKCTCCYFKFIIEYYNIRPADSRWVRDPRYREDPCKQCKKKYVKGDVSLCRWHPKPYCQALPYGPGYWMCCHRSQKGFPGCKLGLHDNHWVPACHSFNRAIHKKAKGTEAEEEY; encoded by the coding sequence GGCCTTTGTTATGCACCTAAAGCCATATTGGAAGCTCCAGAAGAAAGAGCACCCCCTCAGCAGGGAAACGCAGAGAACTCCTATGAACCACCAAAAGGCTGTCAATGATGAAACATGCAACCCTAGCCACATAACACCAAGTGTCTTTCCTTCAGCCTCTCTTGGTAAAACATTGTCTCGAAAGCCTTTTGGGATCCTTTCTCCAAATGTTCTGTGCAGTATGAGTGGGAAGAGTCCTGTAGAGAGCAGCTTGAATGTTAAAACCACAAAGAATGCACCATCTGCAACCATCCACCAGGGTGAAGAAGAAGGACTTCTTGATATCTGGGCTGTTGTGAAACCTgggaatacaaaggaaaaaattgCATTCTTTGCAGCCCACCAGTGTAGTAACAGGATAGgatctatgaaaataaaaagttcctGGGATATTGATGGGAGAGCtactaagagaaggaaaaaatcagGGGATCTTAAAAAAGCAAAGGTCCAGGTAGAAAGGATGAGGGAGGTTAACAGCAGGTGCTACCAACCTGAGCCTTTTGCATGTGGCATTGAGCACTGTTCTGTCCATTATGTGAGTGACAGTTGTGATGGAGTCTATGCCGGGAGGCCTCTGTCGGTTATACAGATGGTTGCCTTCTTGGAGCAAAGAGCCAGTGCTTTGCTAGCTAGTTGTACAAGAAACTGCACAAACTCACCTGCTATTGTGAGGTTTTCTGGCCAATCCAGAGGTGTGCCCGCAGCCTCTGAGTCCTATTCTGCCCCAGGAGCTTGTGAAGAACCCACAGAAAGGGGAAATCCTCAGGCTGTTGAACCACAAAGCGAACCAGTCCGTGTCCTCGACATGGTGGCCAAGTTGGAATCTGAGTGCCTGAAGCGGCAGAGCCACCGTGAGCCTGGGAGCCTCTCAAGGAATAACAGCTTCCGTCGAAATGTGGGTAGAGTATTGCTTGCAAATAGCACTCAGGCTGATGAAGGCAAAACAAAGAAAGGCGCCTTGGAGGTACCCGACACTCAGGTGAATCCCATGGGGTCTGTATCTGTGGATTGTGGCCCCTCAAGAGCTGATCGTTACTCTCCTAAAGAGGACCAGGCCTGGGATGGTGCTTCTCAGGACTGCCCCTCATTGCCAGCAGGTGTGAGTTTCCACATAGACAGTGCAGAGTTGGAGCTGGGTTCGCAAACTGCCATGAAAAACAGCAACAGGTATGATGTGGAAATGACAGATGAACTTGTTGGGTTAGCTTTTTCTTCTCATACCTATTCCCAAGCCTCTGAATTGCCCACAGATGCAGTTGATTGTATGAGCAGAGAGCTCGTGTCCCTTACTAGCCAAAATCCtgatcaaagaagaaaagaatctttGTGCATTAGTATCACTGTGTCCAAGGTAGAGGAAGACCAGCCTTCCAGTTTAAACTCCTGTGAAGACCCACTTCCAGGGATGTTGTTTTTTTTGCCACCTGGTCAGCAGTCGTCAGACTGTTCCCAGTTGAATGAAAGCACAACAAAAGAGGCTTCAGAGGCCAGCCAGCTTGAAGATGCTGCTGAGGGTGACAGTGCATCTGAGGAGAAAAGTGGGTCAGCTGAGCCATTTGCATCACCAGCCTCTTCTGTGGAAAGTACATCACCAGTGCTTGAGGCATCCAGTAAGAAGCAGGTGTCTCATGACTTCCTGGAGACCAGGTTTAAAATCCAGCAGCTTTTGGAGCCTCAGCAGTACCTGGCTTTTCTACCCCACCACATTATGGTAAAAATCTTCAGGTTACTTCCCACCAAGAGTTTAGTGGCCCTTAAATGTACCTGCTGCTATTTCAAGTTTATCATTGAGTACTACAATATCAGGCCAGCAGATTCTCGCTGGGTTCGAGATCCACGCTATAGAGAGGATCCTTGCAAGCAGTGCAAGAAAAAGTATGTGAAAGGGGATGTGTCCCTGTGCCGATGGCACCCCAAGCCCTATTGCCAGGCATTGCCCTATGGGCCAGGGTATTGGATGTGCTGCCACCGGTCTCAGAAAGGATTTCCCGGCTGTAAGCTGGGGCTTCATGACAATCACTGGGTTCCTGCCTGCCACAGCTTTAATCGGGCAATCCATAAGAAAGCAAAAGGGACTGAAGCTGAAGAGGAATACTAA
- the FBXO34 gene encoding F-box only protein 34 isoform X2 codes for MHLKPYWKLQKKEHPLSRETQRTPMNHQKAVNDETCNPSHITPSVFPSASLGKTLSRKPFGILSPNVLCSMSGKSPVESSLNVKTTKNAPSATIHQGEEEGLLDIWAVVKPGNTKEKIAFFAAHQCSNRIGSMKIKSSWDIDGRATKRRKKSGDLKKAKVQVERMREVNSRCYQPEPFACGIEHCSVHYVSDSCDGVYAGRPLSVIQMVAFLEQRASALLASCTRNCTNSPAIVRFSGQSRGVPAASESYSAPGACEEPTERGNPQAVEPQSEPVRVLDMVAKLESECLKRQSHREPGSLSRNNSFRRNVGRVLLANSTQADEGKTKKGALEVPDTQVNPMGSVSVDCGPSRADRYSPKEDQAWDGASQDCPSLPAGVSFHIDSAELELGSQTAMKNSNRYDVEMTDELVGLAFSSHTYSQASELPTDAVDCMSRELVSLTSQNPDQRRKESLCISITVSKVEEDQPSSLNSCEDPLPGMLFFLPPGQQSSDCSQLNESTTKEASEASQLEDAAEGDSASEEKSGSAEPFASPASSVESTSPVLEASSKKQVSHDFLETRFKIQQLLEPQQYLAFLPHHIMVKIFRLLPTKSLVALKCTCCYFKFIIEYYNIRPADSRWVRDPRYREDPCKQCKKKYVKGDVSLCRWHPKPYCQALPYGPGYWMCCHRSQKGFPGCKLGLHDNHWVPACHSFNRAIHKKAKGTEAEEEY; via the coding sequence ATGCACCTAAAGCCATATTGGAAGCTCCAGAAGAAAGAGCACCCCCTCAGCAGGGAAACGCAGAGAACTCCTATGAACCACCAAAAGGCTGTCAATGATGAAACATGCAACCCTAGCCACATAACACCAAGTGTCTTTCCTTCAGCCTCTCTTGGTAAAACATTGTCTCGAAAGCCTTTTGGGATCCTTTCTCCAAATGTTCTGTGCAGTATGAGTGGGAAGAGTCCTGTAGAGAGCAGCTTGAATGTTAAAACCACAAAGAATGCACCATCTGCAACCATCCACCAGGGTGAAGAAGAAGGACTTCTTGATATCTGGGCTGTTGTGAAACCTgggaatacaaaggaaaaaattgCATTCTTTGCAGCCCACCAGTGTAGTAACAGGATAGgatctatgaaaataaaaagttcctGGGATATTGATGGGAGAGCtactaagagaaggaaaaaatcagGGGATCTTAAAAAAGCAAAGGTCCAGGTAGAAAGGATGAGGGAGGTTAACAGCAGGTGCTACCAACCTGAGCCTTTTGCATGTGGCATTGAGCACTGTTCTGTCCATTATGTGAGTGACAGTTGTGATGGAGTCTATGCCGGGAGGCCTCTGTCGGTTATACAGATGGTTGCCTTCTTGGAGCAAAGAGCCAGTGCTTTGCTAGCTAGTTGTACAAGAAACTGCACAAACTCACCTGCTATTGTGAGGTTTTCTGGCCAATCCAGAGGTGTGCCCGCAGCCTCTGAGTCCTATTCTGCCCCAGGAGCTTGTGAAGAACCCACAGAAAGGGGAAATCCTCAGGCTGTTGAACCACAAAGCGAACCAGTCCGTGTCCTCGACATGGTGGCCAAGTTGGAATCTGAGTGCCTGAAGCGGCAGAGCCACCGTGAGCCTGGGAGCCTCTCAAGGAATAACAGCTTCCGTCGAAATGTGGGTAGAGTATTGCTTGCAAATAGCACTCAGGCTGATGAAGGCAAAACAAAGAAAGGCGCCTTGGAGGTACCCGACACTCAGGTGAATCCCATGGGGTCTGTATCTGTGGATTGTGGCCCCTCAAGAGCTGATCGTTACTCTCCTAAAGAGGACCAGGCCTGGGATGGTGCTTCTCAGGACTGCCCCTCATTGCCAGCAGGTGTGAGTTTCCACATAGACAGTGCAGAGTTGGAGCTGGGTTCGCAAACTGCCATGAAAAACAGCAACAGGTATGATGTGGAAATGACAGATGAACTTGTTGGGTTAGCTTTTTCTTCTCATACCTATTCCCAAGCCTCTGAATTGCCCACAGATGCAGTTGATTGTATGAGCAGAGAGCTCGTGTCCCTTACTAGCCAAAATCCtgatcaaagaagaaaagaatctttGTGCATTAGTATCACTGTGTCCAAGGTAGAGGAAGACCAGCCTTCCAGTTTAAACTCCTGTGAAGACCCACTTCCAGGGATGTTGTTTTTTTTGCCACCTGGTCAGCAGTCGTCAGACTGTTCCCAGTTGAATGAAAGCACAACAAAAGAGGCTTCAGAGGCCAGCCAGCTTGAAGATGCTGCTGAGGGTGACAGTGCATCTGAGGAGAAAAGTGGGTCAGCTGAGCCATTTGCATCACCAGCCTCTTCTGTGGAAAGTACATCACCAGTGCTTGAGGCATCCAGTAAGAAGCAGGTGTCTCATGACTTCCTGGAGACCAGGTTTAAAATCCAGCAGCTTTTGGAGCCTCAGCAGTACCTGGCTTTTCTACCCCACCACATTATGGTAAAAATCTTCAGGTTACTTCCCACCAAGAGTTTAGTGGCCCTTAAATGTACCTGCTGCTATTTCAAGTTTATCATTGAGTACTACAATATCAGGCCAGCAGATTCTCGCTGGGTTCGAGATCCACGCTATAGAGAGGATCCTTGCAAGCAGTGCAAGAAAAAGTATGTGAAAGGGGATGTGTCCCTGTGCCGATGGCACCCCAAGCCCTATTGCCAGGCATTGCCCTATGGGCCAGGGTATTGGATGTGCTGCCACCGGTCTCAGAAAGGATTTCCCGGCTGTAAGCTGGGGCTTCATGACAATCACTGGGTTCCTGCCTGCCACAGCTTTAATCGGGCAATCCATAAGAAAGCAAAAGGGACTGAAGCTGAAGAGGAATACTAA